The DNA sequence TTTTCGTACACAAAACACACATGCAGCTCACGGGAGATAGCAGCTCAACGGTGACATACCATAAAGAACCACaaggatcatcatcatcatcgtatTACTACTCCTACCTGACGTTGGTACGGCAGTTCTTGGTGGCCATGATCGTGCTAGACGGGTGGCAGTACGCGTGGCATAGGTACATGCACCTCAACAGGTTCCTGTACCGGCACATCCACTCGTGGCACCACCGTCTCGTCGTGCCCTATGCATTTGGCGCGCAATACAACCACCCCGTCGAGGGCCTCCTGCTGGACACGGTCGGTGGGGCGCTGGCCTTTGTCGTCTCGGGCATGTCACCGCGTGCATCCACCTTCTTCTACTCGCTCTCCGTCATCAAGGGCGTGGATCTCCACTGTGGCCTGTTGCTGCCGGGGAACGTGTTCCATCTCTGCTTCTGGAACAACACGGCGTACCACGATGTGCACCACCAGCTACGTGGCAGCAGGTTTAATTTTTCGCAGCCATTCTTTGTGACATGGGACAAAGTGTTTGGGACACATATGCCTTACGTGCTGGAGGAGAGGCCAGGTGGTGGGCTCCAAGCGCGTCCCCTCATCGCAGCAAAAGCCACCCACAATGGCGAAAAAATATAGTGTGACACGAGACACCCTTGAGGTGAGAACAGAGCCACCAGCAATGGCGAAAACAACtagtatatatgcatgcatataGGTGATGCGCGAGCTCCTGCTCAATTCATATGTGTGAAAATGAAGAGAAGTATCATAATTGTGATTAGAAGCACTTTTATTAATATTATTTCATTTACTGTATcctgtttctttttctttgtaaAATCTTAATTAGTAGGGCCATAGGGGCAACCTTGATCTCCTGTTTCATAATGAAGTTACATTTTCAAATATTTATAGTTGTGTGCTAGCTCTAGCTCCATAAAACTAGTATGCATGTATAGCTGCGGAAGGTACACAttatctatatatttttttataagatTACGATTGTtcctacatatatatatgcatacttTTTATTAGAAAATGGGAGAGACACTCTTCATA is a window from the Sorghum bicolor cultivar BTx623 chromosome 5, Sorghum_bicolor_NCBIv3, whole genome shotgun sequence genome containing:
- the LOC8058601 gene encoding sphinganine C4-monooxygenase 2, translated to MELFSDETLAIFVPILLYWVYSGMYMALGQSMDKYRLHSRKEEDSNNMVSKGEVVKVVLLQQLVQAAVAAVVFTLTGDSSSTVTYHKEPQGSSSSSYYYSYLTLVRQFLVAMIVLDGWQYAWHRYMHLNRFLYRHIHSWHHRLVVPYAFGAQYNHPVEGLLLDTVGGALAFVVSGMSPRASTFFYSLSVIKGVDLHCGLLLPGNVFHLCFWNNTAYHDVHHQLRGSRFNFSQPFFVTWDKVFGTHMPYVLEERPGGGLQARPLIAAKATHNGEKI